In Ictalurus furcatus strain D&B chromosome 20, Billie_1.0, whole genome shotgun sequence, the DNA window CATAGGCTAGGTAAACAAAAAaggtaaacaaacattttcatttcaaggcTTTGGAATTTGCTGGAGATTTTAGCATATCTTTTTCATTCTAACCTGTAATTACACAAGGactatgtgtgtttttgttgttggcacaaataaatacttttcaATTTTGCCCATAAGTAATCAGCATTTGTGCATAGTttattgtatatgtatgtttaaaaacattactgtgtgtgtaaatgcagtgaaccacaaaaaaaattacacttaattttttttttttttgagaaatattGGTAATgtacacaaaattaaataaaaaaatgtatttgtaacgGTATGGACTTCGTGTCTTCATATACAGGCTTGTTTACATAATATATGATGAATCTATTTTATCATTTAACAATGTAGTGGAAAATCACCTTagccaaaaataataatctctCAGAGTGATGTCAAAAATTAGACTTTTATTGAAGAATCACAAAAGCCGAGATGTCTGCAGATCATCTGACGAGCACAATCGATGTTTATGCTTTTCTACAATACTAAAACAATGATTTCATTAGGCgggttttcacattttttttttttggatcacaTTTCTGACATCTCGCCACAATTACGTTTCTTTCTTCATATCTTATTTATAATTGTGGTGCAAGATTGGccagcttatttaaaaaaaaaaaaaagtttttattttactgacttACGTCATGGATTTCAACAATACATCTTAAGAAATCACTAACAACAGATTAGTTAAAACATACAGacttaaacatacagtacagacTCAGTGTCTCTACGCAAGTACAGAGAGTGATTTTTCTGAGAAATAACAGACCCTAGACGAAAAGGATACATGTGTGACTGAAgaatttcaccaaaatgatATCACTAGCTGGACCTCCTTTGAGTTTAGTTTCTCTGAGTAACATACTGATTTCTGTCTTATATCTCATATATTGGTCCCACATGATTGAATCTTGGGGTGCATGGTAgtttagtggttaacacgtacGCCCCACGCTaccaggtttgggggttcgattcccactgctgtcctgtgtgtgtggagtttgcaggttctcgctgtgggggtttcctccgggtactctggtttcctcccaatccaaagacatgcatggtaggctgattggtatgtccaaattctccgtggtgtgtgattgtgccctgcgatggatggatgactggatCTTACTTTTAACTGCTTAAACTATACAAATTGACttctttaatatattaaatttgCTTAAAAATATACCATAACATCTAATAAAGTCATATTGTCTTGTAAAAGTGAAATGtatgcttttttatttgtattttttaaccAGTTTCCAATCTGAGCATGAGTGCGGTTACTACCTTACTAAATAGTACGCCACCTCTGATAACTATAGTAGCTTGTAATATCGATGGAGTACTGTTCTGACACACTGTTTAGTATGGTAGTATAGTGTCATTTTGGCCGTAGCCAATAAAACATCAGTGTTTACGGAAGTGTAACACTATTGGTCGATGTAGGGCGTGTAGCGTGACGTCACTGAACGCGGAAGTGAACGCTTGGTTCTAAACTAATGTAAACATTTCGTTAACCGAGTGCTCTTGAATTTTCGTTAGTCTTTGGACACATTACGCTTTTAACAGAGGGGGTATTATaactatattataattatttcgTCTTAAAACCTTCAACAGCGCGACACAGACCTCGAAAATTCCCGAGAACAATGTCTTCTGTCGATATCCATTCCCAGTTAGCGTCCATACTAGAAAGGTTTGCAAAAGGTGCGCTGGTAGAGATGACCAAACTCATAGACAAGGACTCGGCGCTTTTACGCGCGGAGATAGCGCGCAGACAAATGGAGGTCGAGGCGCTTTTGTGTAAACTGCAGTTCGCAGAGAGTGAGCTGAGATCGGCGCGCCAGGCAGCAGCTTCACGCCAGTCCGCTCCCAATCGCCGATCGGTGGCTGTACAAGTTACCATCACGGCTGCACTGCAAGGTAAGCTGGATTATGAAGACTTTAATCGCAGTTGGGGATCATCAGGGACCCTGAGTGGACAAGGGGACTCTCGTCGTTCTGGGATTAAAACCCATAATCATTTTACAGAGTAAACTCAATCAATGCCTTTCCATGAaggtaaagtaaaaaaagagaACAGACATGTACAATTCCCCATATCTACAAAGAGTTACAGGAGGAAACTTTAAAGGGGGTGGGGGATGAGGTGTACGTGATGTTCATCATAAGCAGTTCAATTCCAATGCAGTCAGATCCCATACCTTTTTATAATATTCCACATGAGCCTTATCTGttctctggataagagcattAGTTAATCAAATCAGCCAAGTCAGCATTCTCCTTTTTTGGGAAAGTGGCCCATATTTCTCTATAGTCTTCTCCTGTGTCCccctgggtttcctccagggttctccggtttcatCCCACCTCCCCAAAACAGGTTAGGAAGTCGATAAGCAACTCTAAATCACCCCTAAGTACGTGAATgcgtatgtgtgcatggtgccctgtgatggactgccgTCCCATtcagagtgtattcccacctcgaCACGAGGAAATCAGAAGCCATCTGGGAAGATATGAAGAATAAATAATTATGATTAAGAGGGAcatttttgttaataattattGAGATTAAATGAATGACTCTTTTCCAGTAACCCAGGTCATTCCCATAAACAATGTTTACATTGGctattttaaagttaaaatttGGCTGGAGTAATATACAATATGCTTAAACACTGGTATTGGGGGAGTTTAGTTAATATTTATGACCTTTTGAACACCATTGACtgcaaaatgtaaagaaataatcaatattttttttcctcctaactACAGACTGTAAGGAaacgcacacagacacgcacataGATACTTCTTCAGTGCATTCTTCTAATGCAAAGGtaaaatttgtctttaaaaaaaaaattccctttaCTTGTCGatgctgctctttttttttttttttttttttaaacgtttccTGTTGTAGCAGGAGGATAGAGCAGAATCGTTTCAGATCAAAGAAGAGAGGACCGAGCTGATGCCATGGGACAATGCAGATGGTAAATTAAAATCCTCTTTTGTAttttcacttacattatatttacactCATTAGCCATTTTATCAGGTAAACCTGTGCATTGAGCCAACATTCATCCTGTCCATGAGCAGAAATGGACTACCGCTGATCAGGTATAATTTGGATGGTGGACCATCCACCTGGTACACGTTTTGTTCTCATACACATACTGGcctctttattgaacacacttcCCATTACTCTAGCTCATCTTTTTCAATTCGCAGTGTGTGGtagttggatggatgggtaatTCTGTGACATTAAGTTGTTGAAAACCCCAGCAATGCCACTATGCCCGACTTCCTTGTAGCACGTGTACCCGATAAACTGGTGAGTTTGTGTATACATTAATGCACTGGCATATTAAAACAGTCGTTTCactcttttcttcttcatataGAGATAGAGGAGACTCGTGTTTGCTGGGAGGATGAGCGAAATGCATCCAACACATCAGGTGATTGTGAGGCGTAGAAGTATTGTAGTCATCCTAATGATGTTCTACGCcagtttattttcttataaactgcatgaaatgaataaatttagTTGTagtgcataaataataataccatAAATGACAAAAGGCAATCAATACAAGGAAAGtgcagagaaagtgagatgcTGGCCTAGATCCTATCCTACGCTTTGAGCTAAAATGCATAACCCCAATTTTATATTCTGCCTAGATTTGCAAGAGTTGTGTGTTCTGTAAACTGTATACATTTCATAGTAGAAATGGTTATCACAGGGTAGTACATCATTATAGCTCATAATAGCAGTTTAGGCACCATTGTAAACGAATTTCTCCATTCATGCCGACTCAGGAACTTCCTTTATTTTGCAGGTCGTAATGAAGCCAAACCTGGTGTTATTTGGGATTCGCCTGATTTAGAGGATTTCACCATGAGACCT includes these proteins:
- the si:dkeyp-68b7.5 gene encoding zinc finger protein 614 isoform X2, which translates into the protein MSSVDIHSQLASILERFAKGALVEMTKLIDKDSALLRAEIARRQMEVEALLCKLQFAESELRSARQAAASRQSAPNRRSVAVQVTITAALQDCKETHTDTHIDTSSVHSSNAKEDRAESFQIKEERTELMPWDNADEIEETRVCWEDERNASNTSGRNEAKPGVIWDSPDLEDFTMRPEASQDTTNTVPGHHSTNASPNPREDNSVHYEYQQSTECDAGQQRLSRLINTNNTALPPVSEQRGDGVGTGEKSSCCAQCGKTFTTRFYLKIHQRIHTGERPYTCLQCGKRFYCNSHLISHQRCHTGEKPYSCEECGKSYSHLNSLKLHQRSHTEEEVCNYW
- the si:dkeyp-68b7.5 gene encoding zinc finger protein 287 isoform X1 — encoded protein: MSSVDIHSQLASILERFAKGALVEMTKLIDKDSALLRAEIARRQMEVEALLCKLQFAESELRSARQAAASRQSAPNRRSVAVQVTITAALQDCKETHTDTHIDTSSVHSSNAKQEDRAESFQIKEERTELMPWDNADEIEETRVCWEDERNASNTSGRNEAKPGVIWDSPDLEDFTMRPEASQDTTNTVPGHHSTNASPNPREDNSVHYEYQQSTECDAGQQRLSRLINTNNTALPPVSEQRGDGVGTGEKSSCCAQCGKTFTTRFYLKIHQRIHTGERPYTCLQCGKRFYCNSHLISHQRCHTGEKPYSCEECGKSYSHLNSLKLHQRSHTEEEVCNYW